In the genome of Vanacampus margaritifer isolate UIUO_Vmar chromosome 1, RoL_Vmar_1.0, whole genome shotgun sequence, one region contains:
- the LOC144036519 gene encoding membrane cofactor protein-like isoform X2, producing the protein MDVSSLFLLPFYLGLAVVAQAQDCSSPTLGANMNLKGDDILKDTFPDGSEAALACAVGYTPKFGARFITCTAGVWSPVTLECERIYCEAPLPVTNGKFDFSGGSQFGDILSISCLKGYIIVGNTQQTCLANGKWSGHPPSCEVVICKPPQQLAEGSFSPIEDNYKYRDVVRYTCKKDYVLDGSKTASCSHDGNFTPDPPVCVKVKCPEFNILNAEVISGGRPPYEHMEFVTFQCNSGFEMIGYPTVTCQINSQWSPEPPTCQPTPKPDDKSGSGNHLGMYLGITLAVFLGLVAIILVGCYYCGGLAFIKKKRKTGYRKGRSNDEAAKDGEGEVRKHRTPAGTLLEMG; encoded by the exons ATGGATGTCTCCTCCTTGTTTCTGCTACCGTTCTATCTTGGCCTTGCCGTGGTTGCTCAAG CTCAAGACTGTTCCAGTCCTACTTTAGGTGCCAACATGAACCTAAAGGGCGATGACATTCTTAAAGATACATTTCCAGATGGGAGCGAAGCTGCTCTTGCCTGTGCTGTGGGTTACACGCCGAAGTTTGGGGCTCGGTTCATCACCTGTACAGCTGGTGTCTGGAGTCCTGTGACACTTGAATGCGAGA gAATCTACTGTGAAGCTCCACTACCAGTGACCAATGGAAAGTTTGATTTTTCAGGGGGGTCGCAGTTTGGTGACATATTAAGCATCAGTTGCTTAAAAGG ATATATAATTGTTGGTAACACTCAACAAACCTGTTTGGCCAATGGGAAGTGGAGTGGCCACCCACCATCATGTGAAG TGGTGATCTGTAAACCTCCACAGCAATTGGCCGAAGGCTCTTTCAGCCCCATAGAGGACAACTATAAATATAGAGATGTTGTAAGATACACGTGTAAGAAAGATTATGTCCTCGATGGGTCCAAAACAGCATCATGTTCCCATGATGGAAATTTCACACCTGATCCTCCTGTTTGTGTCA AGGTTAAATGTCCCGAGTTCAACATTCTAAATGCTGAGGTCATTTCAGGTGGTCGACCTCCGTATGAGCACATGGAATTTGTGACGTTTCAGTGTAATTCTGGATTTGAGATGATTGGATATCCCACcgtgacatgtcaaatcaacaGCCAATGGTCACCGGAACCTCCAACTTGTCAGC CTACTCCTAAACCAGATGACA aaAGTGGCAGTGGTAATCATTTGGGGATGTATCTGGGTATTACTCTTGCAG TCTTCTTGGGACTAGTTGCCATTATTCTCGTTGGATGCTATTACTGTGGAGGCCTTGCATTCATCAAGAAAAAGCGCAAAACTGG CTATCGGAAAGGCCGCTCCAATGATGAGGCTGCCAAAGATGGGGAGGGAGAGGTTCG TAAGCATAGGACTCCTGCTGGCACATTGCTAGAAATGGGATGA
- the LOC144036519 gene encoding membrane cofactor protein-like isoform X3, which translates to MDVSSLFLLPFYLGLAVVAQAQDCSSPTLGANMNLKGDDILKDTFPDGSEAALACAVGYTPKFGARFITCTAGVWSPVTLECERIYCEAPLPVTNGKFDFSGGSQFGDILSISCLKGYIIVGNTQQTCLANGKWSGHPPSCEVVICKPPQQLAEGSFSPIEDNYKYRDVVRYTCKKDYVLDGSKTASCSHDGNFTPDPPVCVKVKCPEFNILNAEVISGGRPPYEHMEFVTFQCNSGFEMIGYPTVTCQINSQWSPEPPTCQRIKTPTTTVDIKTATATPKPDDKSGSGNHLGMYLGITLAVFLGLVAIILVGCYYCGGLAFIKKKRKTGKHRTPAGTLLEMG; encoded by the exons ATGGATGTCTCCTCCTTGTTTCTGCTACCGTTCTATCTTGGCCTTGCCGTGGTTGCTCAAG CTCAAGACTGTTCCAGTCCTACTTTAGGTGCCAACATGAACCTAAAGGGCGATGACATTCTTAAAGATACATTTCCAGATGGGAGCGAAGCTGCTCTTGCCTGTGCTGTGGGTTACACGCCGAAGTTTGGGGCTCGGTTCATCACCTGTACAGCTGGTGTCTGGAGTCCTGTGACACTTGAATGCGAGA gAATCTACTGTGAAGCTCCACTACCAGTGACCAATGGAAAGTTTGATTTTTCAGGGGGGTCGCAGTTTGGTGACATATTAAGCATCAGTTGCTTAAAAGG ATATATAATTGTTGGTAACACTCAACAAACCTGTTTGGCCAATGGGAAGTGGAGTGGCCACCCACCATCATGTGAAG TGGTGATCTGTAAACCTCCACAGCAATTGGCCGAAGGCTCTTTCAGCCCCATAGAGGACAACTATAAATATAGAGATGTTGTAAGATACACGTGTAAGAAAGATTATGTCCTCGATGGGTCCAAAACAGCATCATGTTCCCATGATGGAAATTTCACACCTGATCCTCCTGTTTGTGTCA AGGTTAAATGTCCCGAGTTCAACATTCTAAATGCTGAGGTCATTTCAGGTGGTCGACCTCCGTATGAGCACATGGAATTTGTGACGTTTCAGTGTAATTCTGGATTTGAGATGATTGGATATCCCACcgtgacatgtcaaatcaacaGCCAATGGTCACCGGAACCTCCAACTTGTCAGC GAATAAAAACTCCTACGACCACTGTTGATATAAAGACAGCAACAG CTACTCCTAAACCAGATGACA aaAGTGGCAGTGGTAATCATTTGGGGATGTATCTGGGTATTACTCTTGCAG TCTTCTTGGGACTAGTTGCCATTATTCTCGTTGGATGCTATTACTGTGGAGGCCTTGCATTCATCAAGAAAAAGCGCAAAACTGG TAAGCATAGGACTCCTGCTGGCACATTGCTAGAAATGGGATGA
- the LOC144036519 gene encoding membrane cofactor protein-like isoform X1 — MDVSSLFLLPFYLGLAVVAQAQDCSSPTLGANMNLKGDDILKDTFPDGSEAALACAVGYTPKFGARFITCTAGVWSPVTLECERIYCEAPLPVTNGKFDFSGGSQFGDILSISCLKGYIIVGNTQQTCLANGKWSGHPPSCEVVICKPPQQLAEGSFSPIEDNYKYRDVVRYTCKKDYVLDGSKTASCSHDGNFTPDPPVCVKVKCPEFNILNAEVISGGRPPYEHMEFVTFQCNSGFEMIGYPTVTCQINSQWSPEPPTCQRIKTPTTTVDIKTATATPKPDDKSGSGNHLGMYLGITLAVFLGLVAIILVGCYYCGGLAFIKKKRKTGYRKGRSNDEAAKDGEGEVRKHRTPAGTLLEMG; from the exons ATGGATGTCTCCTCCTTGTTTCTGCTACCGTTCTATCTTGGCCTTGCCGTGGTTGCTCAAG CTCAAGACTGTTCCAGTCCTACTTTAGGTGCCAACATGAACCTAAAGGGCGATGACATTCTTAAAGATACATTTCCAGATGGGAGCGAAGCTGCTCTTGCCTGTGCTGTGGGTTACACGCCGAAGTTTGGGGCTCGGTTCATCACCTGTACAGCTGGTGTCTGGAGTCCTGTGACACTTGAATGCGAGA gAATCTACTGTGAAGCTCCACTACCAGTGACCAATGGAAAGTTTGATTTTTCAGGGGGGTCGCAGTTTGGTGACATATTAAGCATCAGTTGCTTAAAAGG ATATATAATTGTTGGTAACACTCAACAAACCTGTTTGGCCAATGGGAAGTGGAGTGGCCACCCACCATCATGTGAAG TGGTGATCTGTAAACCTCCACAGCAATTGGCCGAAGGCTCTTTCAGCCCCATAGAGGACAACTATAAATATAGAGATGTTGTAAGATACACGTGTAAGAAAGATTATGTCCTCGATGGGTCCAAAACAGCATCATGTTCCCATGATGGAAATTTCACACCTGATCCTCCTGTTTGTGTCA AGGTTAAATGTCCCGAGTTCAACATTCTAAATGCTGAGGTCATTTCAGGTGGTCGACCTCCGTATGAGCACATGGAATTTGTGACGTTTCAGTGTAATTCTGGATTTGAGATGATTGGATATCCCACcgtgacatgtcaaatcaacaGCCAATGGTCACCGGAACCTCCAACTTGTCAGC GAATAAAAACTCCTACGACCACTGTTGATATAAAGACAGCAACAG CTACTCCTAAACCAGATGACA aaAGTGGCAGTGGTAATCATTTGGGGATGTATCTGGGTATTACTCTTGCAG TCTTCTTGGGACTAGTTGCCATTATTCTCGTTGGATGCTATTACTGTGGAGGCCTTGCATTCATCAAGAAAAAGCGCAAAACTGG CTATCGGAAAGGCCGCTCCAATGATGAGGCTGCCAAAGATGGGGAGGGAGAGGTTCG TAAGCATAGGACTCCTGCTGGCACATTGCTAGAAATGGGATGA
- the LOC144036544 gene encoding tyrosine-protein phosphatase non-receptor type 22-like isoform X2, with the protein MDREHTVMDQQQTCIVRSLLAKLDRQDNDDKEFVRLRNQSIKYRDDKTYPSKSAETQENIKKNRYKDILPFDHSRVKLTLTTSKDDTDYINASFIKGVTGAKAYIATQGPLHHTVLDFLRMLWEYDIKKKCERYWPQKEEKSFVCGPFTMDCDCEEDQGAYLIRTLRLTYNNCQRTLKQLHYVNWPDHGVPDSIPSILDMVEEMRTYQSHDNVPMCIHCSAGCGRTGVLCVIDYTWNLLKKGMITPDFNLCDLVHAMRTQRPSVVQTKEQYELVYRIIRLLFERYSQSMDEQSTKNEVTMGASTREQDIGSRQLQLHSICDEDTNNIPQKETMSPSAPEGGFTQSNAHPEQPRPLYGAQTTRQEGRRTSPKGLHTDQEVAAVENIHHGDDIPSPNPPASPTAVPAVCMMVEDPYFDTPQFDNAEHLRKRWTVGPILSSGSSSPNERTLQSDSTLATGAHTDVDIPPPLPERTPESYQLAVDTAPVASKPEVTPAASLNRIGTSSEWSGTSKLVADSFERETKPWVRSKSLKAKTTFTEPLTPAWLSPTPPVAEGGSAQVGGCHVSQKASLADGGMSMSGDKSEKSNEKGPSCKKSLKLFRDKQKIKPATPGLLPSSTKGVVASLFKFGCGNRLGKPKGPRSYPHSWL; encoded by the exons ATGGACAGAGAGCACACAGTCATGGATCAGCAGCAGACCTGTATAGTGAGAAGCTTGCTAGCCAAATTGGACAGACAAGACAACGACGACAAGGAGTTTGTG aGGTTGAGAAACCAGTCAATTAAGTACCGCGATGACAAGACCTACCCCAGCAAATCAGCAGAAACTCAGGAAAACATAAAGAAGAACAGATACAAGGACATTCTCCCGT TTGACCACAGCAGAGTGAAGCTCACATTGACCACCTCTAAAGATGACACTGACTACATTAATGCAAGTTTCATCAAG ggagTGACAGGCGCTAAGGCTTACATTGCTACTCAGGGTCCACTACATCACACCGTGCTGGACTTCTTGAGGATGCTGTGGGAGTATGACATAAAA AAAAAGTGTGAGCGTTATTGGCCACAAAAGGAGGAGAAGTCATTTGTATGTGGGCCCTTCACTATGGACTGT gaTTGTGAAGAAGACCAAGGAGCCTATCTGATAAGGACATTAAGATTGACATATAACAAT TGTCAGCGAACATTGAAACAGTTGCACTATGTTAACTGGCCAGACCACGGAGTGCCAGATTCTATTCCTTCCATTTTGGACATGGTGGAGGAGATGCGCACCTACCAGTCCCATGATAACGTCCCGATGTGCATCCACTGCAG TGCTGGATGTGGCAGAACAGGAGTGCTTTGCGTTATCGATTATACTTGGAACCTCCTCAAGAAAGGG atgatcaCTCCAGATTTTAATTTATGTGACTTAGTTCATGCCATGAGAACCCAAAGGCCATCTGTGGTTCAAACCAAG GAACAGTATGAATTAGTCTACAGGATCATCAGGTTACTGTTTGAGAGATACTCGCAGTCCATGGATGAACAGAGCACCAAAAATGag GTAACGATGGGAGCATCTACGAGGGAGCAAGATATTGGAAGTCGGCAGCTACAACTCCACAGCATCTGTGATGAGGACACGAACAACATACCACAGAAAGAGACAATGTCGCCCTCTGCTCCAGAAGGTGGCTTCACACAAAGTAATGCTCACCCGGAGCAACCACGCCCACTTTATGGAGCCCAAACAACCCGTCAGGAAGGACGTAGAACTTCACCGAAAGGGCTCCACACTGATCAAGAAGTGGCTGCAGTGGAGAACATACATCATGGTGACGACATTCCTTCGCCGAATCCTCCAGCTTCACCCACTGCGGTGCCCGCCGTCTGTATGATGGTGGAGGACCCCTACTTCGACACCCCTCAGTTTGACAATGCAGAACATTTGAGGAAGCGATGGACAGTTGGTCCAATCCTCAGCAGTGGCTCATCGTCTCCGAATGAACGCACACTCCAGTCGGATTCAACTCTCGCCACAG GAGCTCATACCGATGTAGACATACCTCCACCTCTGCCCGAACGGACCCCTGAATCCTATCAACTAGCTGTTGACACAG CTCCTGTCGCCAGTAAGCCAGAAGTCACGCCAGCTGCAAGCCTGAACAGAATTGGGACGTCCTCAGAGTGGTCAGGTACTTCAAAGCTGGTCGCTGATTCATTTGAGAGGGAGACAAAGCCGTGGGTGAGAAGTAAG AGTTTGAAAGCAAAAACGACTTTCACAG AGCCACTGACTCCAGCATGGCTGTCACCCACACCTCCTGTTGCTGAGGGAGGAAGTG CACAAGTCGGAGGGTGCCATGTGAGCCAAAAGGCCTCGCTCGCCGATGGTGGGATGTCAATGTCAGGAGACAAATCAGAAAAAAGCAATGAGAAGGGCCCATCCTGCAAAaag AGTCTGAAATTGTTCAGAGACAAGCAGAAAA TAAAGCCAGCAACTCCGGGTCTACTTCCATCATCTACAAAGGGAGTCGTAGCCTCCTTGTTTAAATTTG
- the LOC144036544 gene encoding tyrosine-protein phosphatase non-receptor type 22-like isoform X1 gives MDREHTVMDQQQTCIVRSLLAKLDRQDNDDKEFVRLRNQSIKYRDDKTYPSKSAETQENIKKNRYKDILPFDHSRVKLTLTTSKDDTDYINASFIKGVTGAKAYIATQGPLHHTVLDFLRMLWEYDIKVIVMACREFEMGKKKCERYWPQKEEKSFVCGPFTMDCDCEEDQGAYLIRTLRLTYNNCQRTLKQLHYVNWPDHGVPDSIPSILDMVEEMRTYQSHDNVPMCIHCSAGCGRTGVLCVIDYTWNLLKKGMITPDFNLCDLVHAMRTQRPSVVQTKEQYELVYRIIRLLFERYSQSMDEQSTKNEVTMGASTREQDIGSRQLQLHSICDEDTNNIPQKETMSPSAPEGGFTQSNAHPEQPRPLYGAQTTRQEGRRTSPKGLHTDQEVAAVENIHHGDDIPSPNPPASPTAVPAVCMMVEDPYFDTPQFDNAEHLRKRWTVGPILSSGSSSPNERTLQSDSTLATGAHTDVDIPPPLPERTPESYQLAVDTAPVASKPEVTPAASLNRIGTSSEWSGTSKLVADSFERETKPWVRSKSLKAKTTFTEPLTPAWLSPTPPVAEGGSAQVGGCHVSQKASLADGGMSMSGDKSEKSNEKGPSCKKSLKLFRDKQKIKPATPGLLPSSTKGVVASLFKFGCGNRLGKPKGPRSYPHSWL, from the exons ATGGACAGAGAGCACACAGTCATGGATCAGCAGCAGACCTGTATAGTGAGAAGCTTGCTAGCCAAATTGGACAGACAAGACAACGACGACAAGGAGTTTGTG aGGTTGAGAAACCAGTCAATTAAGTACCGCGATGACAAGACCTACCCCAGCAAATCAGCAGAAACTCAGGAAAACATAAAGAAGAACAGATACAAGGACATTCTCCCGT TTGACCACAGCAGAGTGAAGCTCACATTGACCACCTCTAAAGATGACACTGACTACATTAATGCAAGTTTCATCAAG ggagTGACAGGCGCTAAGGCTTACATTGCTACTCAGGGTCCACTACATCACACCGTGCTGGACTTCTTGAGGATGCTGTGGGAGTATGACATAAAA gTTATAGTCATGGCCTGCCGAGAATTTGAGAtgggaaag AAAAAGTGTGAGCGTTATTGGCCACAAAAGGAGGAGAAGTCATTTGTATGTGGGCCCTTCACTATGGACTGT gaTTGTGAAGAAGACCAAGGAGCCTATCTGATAAGGACATTAAGATTGACATATAACAAT TGTCAGCGAACATTGAAACAGTTGCACTATGTTAACTGGCCAGACCACGGAGTGCCAGATTCTATTCCTTCCATTTTGGACATGGTGGAGGAGATGCGCACCTACCAGTCCCATGATAACGTCCCGATGTGCATCCACTGCAG TGCTGGATGTGGCAGAACAGGAGTGCTTTGCGTTATCGATTATACTTGGAACCTCCTCAAGAAAGGG atgatcaCTCCAGATTTTAATTTATGTGACTTAGTTCATGCCATGAGAACCCAAAGGCCATCTGTGGTTCAAACCAAG GAACAGTATGAATTAGTCTACAGGATCATCAGGTTACTGTTTGAGAGATACTCGCAGTCCATGGATGAACAGAGCACCAAAAATGag GTAACGATGGGAGCATCTACGAGGGAGCAAGATATTGGAAGTCGGCAGCTACAACTCCACAGCATCTGTGATGAGGACACGAACAACATACCACAGAAAGAGACAATGTCGCCCTCTGCTCCAGAAGGTGGCTTCACACAAAGTAATGCTCACCCGGAGCAACCACGCCCACTTTATGGAGCCCAAACAACCCGTCAGGAAGGACGTAGAACTTCACCGAAAGGGCTCCACACTGATCAAGAAGTGGCTGCAGTGGAGAACATACATCATGGTGACGACATTCCTTCGCCGAATCCTCCAGCTTCACCCACTGCGGTGCCCGCCGTCTGTATGATGGTGGAGGACCCCTACTTCGACACCCCTCAGTTTGACAATGCAGAACATTTGAGGAAGCGATGGACAGTTGGTCCAATCCTCAGCAGTGGCTCATCGTCTCCGAATGAACGCACACTCCAGTCGGATTCAACTCTCGCCACAG GAGCTCATACCGATGTAGACATACCTCCACCTCTGCCCGAACGGACCCCTGAATCCTATCAACTAGCTGTTGACACAG CTCCTGTCGCCAGTAAGCCAGAAGTCACGCCAGCTGCAAGCCTGAACAGAATTGGGACGTCCTCAGAGTGGTCAGGTACTTCAAAGCTGGTCGCTGATTCATTTGAGAGGGAGACAAAGCCGTGGGTGAGAAGTAAG AGTTTGAAAGCAAAAACGACTTTCACAG AGCCACTGACTCCAGCATGGCTGTCACCCACACCTCCTGTTGCTGAGGGAGGAAGTG CACAAGTCGGAGGGTGCCATGTGAGCCAAAAGGCCTCGCTCGCCGATGGTGGGATGTCAATGTCAGGAGACAAATCAGAAAAAAGCAATGAGAAGGGCCCATCCTGCAAAaag AGTCTGAAATTGTTCAGAGACAAGCAGAAAA TAAAGCCAGCAACTCCGGGTCTACTTCCATCATCTACAAAGGGAGTCGTAGCCTCCTTGTTTAAATTTG